CCATCAGATTGGCGAATCTCTGGTTCTAATCCGGTTTCTGCGCCCTTTGGTTCATACTCTACTGAGAATCTAATCACAGCGTCTTGTTCTCCATCTCAAATGATGGATTCATTTGGGCAAACTCTTTGGTATGATCCTACAAATCTTCAAGCTGTGGGTTATGGCGGTTTCAGTGGTGGTCACCCCTCATCTTCTTCGTCTTCTTGCTTTAGGGGTAATATGGATAGATCTCTTGAAATGGGTTGGAGTATGCCTAATCTGTTGCCTCCTAAAGGCAATGGTCTTTTCTTGCCGAATGCGAGTAGCTTCCTCCCTCCTAGCATGGCTCAGCTCCCGGCTGATTCAGGGTTCATAGAGCGTGCAGCGAGGTTCTCGCTCTTTAGTGATATGGTGAACCAACCGCTTGCGAAACCGGAGTCTGTTGGTTTGTTTCTTGAAGGGCAGTGTCCAAGTACTGAAGTAAACGTTGGTGTAGCTCACAATGATGCATCTACAGCAATGAAAGGCCCTAATGTTAGATCTAGTGAACAAGCTAGTAAACCAAATGTGTCGGAGGATACTCAGTCTAGTGGTCAGAAAGGTGGGGAAACCTCTTCCAAAGGGTTTGACTCAAAGAAGAGGAAAAGAAATAGACAGGTGAAGATTTGAAGTTATACATCATCACTTTGATTCTCTCTGGCCTTTTGACATTTTGGTGATGCTTCTGTTTTGTAGAATTCTGAAGCAGATCAATCACATAAATCTGAGGAAGAAGCAGAGAACAATGGTGATAAGAAGCGGAATGATGAGCAAAGTCCAAACTCGCCTGGCAACAAAACTAACAGTGGGAAACAGCAGGGCAAACAAACGTCTGATCCAAAACATGGATACATTCATGTCCGGGCACGTAGAGGCCAGGCAACAAATAGCCACAGTCTTGCAGAAAGAGTACAGTTTCTTTAACCATCATGGAAGTTGAAAATGGAAGCAGTTTCTTACTGGTGTTATGATTTAAATTACTTGTTTGTGATTGTAGGTGAGGAGAGAAAAAATTAGTGAAAGGATGAAGTTTCTTCAAGATCTTGTACCTGGTTGCAACAAGGTATGGAGTCTTTTCATATATGCTGATGAACATTGATGTGTAAGAAGAAGAGAAACAAAAGCTAATGCAGAGAGATGTATGTTTACAGGTGACTGGAAAGGCAGTTATGCTTGACGAAATTATAAACTATGTGCAGTCTCTACAACGCCAAGTTGAGGTACTTAGTTTCCTTATTCTCAACTATGTATGTACTCTTATTTATGTGCGTTGCTTCTTGTAATTCATTTT
This genomic interval from Brassica oleracea var. oleracea cultivar TO1000 chromosome C2, BOL, whole genome shotgun sequence contains the following:
- the LOC106320486 gene encoding transcription factor bHLH49 isoform X2, with product MDVNEKEEFSGEKRNTSYDSADNHPSDWRISGSNPVSAPFGSYSTENLITASCSPSQMMDSFGQTLWGNMDRSLEMGWSMPNLLPPKGNGLFLPNASSFLPPSMAQLPADSGFIERAARFSLFSDMVNQPLAKPESVGLFLEGQCPSTEVNVGVAHNDASTAMKGPNVRSSEQASKPNVSEDTQSSGQKGGETSSKGFDSKKRKRNRQNSEADQSHKSEEEAENNGDKKRNDEQSPNSPGNKTNSGKQQGKQTSDPKHGYIHVRARRGQATNSHSLAERVRREKISERMKFLQDLVPGCNKVTGKAVMLDEIINYVQSLQRQVEFLSMKLATVNPQMDFNLEALLAKDVRELQLRGGSSSATPFPQNMPMVYPPLPHGFMQQTLSSIGRNISSPLSPINGGYKRQETNGWEGDLQNVIHINYGAGDVPSDPAAATASLPSSNMKVEP
- the LOC106320486 gene encoding transcription factor bHLH49 isoform X1, whose amino-acid sequence is MDVNEKEEFSGEKRNTSYDSADNHPSDWRISGSNPVSAPFGSYSTENLITASCSPSQMMDSFGQTLWYDPTNLQAVGYGGFSGGHPSSSSSSCFRGNMDRSLEMGWSMPNLLPPKGNGLFLPNASSFLPPSMAQLPADSGFIERAARFSLFSDMVNQPLAKPESVGLFLEGQCPSTEVNVGVAHNDASTAMKGPNVRSSEQASKPNVSEDTQSSGQKGGETSSKGFDSKKRKRNRQNSEADQSHKSEEEAENNGDKKRNDEQSPNSPGNKTNSGKQQGKQTSDPKHGYIHVRARRGQATNSHSLAERVRREKISERMKFLQDLVPGCNKVTGKAVMLDEIINYVQSLQRQVEFLSMKLATVNPQMDFNLEALLAKDVRELQLRGGSSSATPFPQNMPMVYPPLPHGFMQQTLSSIGRNISSPLSPINGGYKRQETNGWEGDLQNVIHINYGAGDVPSDPAAATASLPSSNMKVEP